Proteins encoded together in one Salvia splendens isolate huo1 unplaced genomic scaffold, SspV2 ctg709, whole genome shotgun sequence window:
- the LOC121791050 gene encoding probable LRR receptor-like serine/threonine-protein kinase At1g67720 isoform X1, translating into MSTLLPLSAMIPTRLLLLLALLPICLCQSLQGVLIDCGADVGSVINGLEWLPDSGYISAGSSKVIAREDLVQTLFTVRSFPLSNNVFKKFCYEIPVDGTKKYLVRTTYYYGGVNGNTNPPVFDQIVDGTLWRVVNTTEDYLRREASYYEGVFMPTGKNLSVCVAGNTYTDSDPFISALEVVPLWDQLYNSTDFRAHALSLVARHSFGYDGPVFGYPDDQFNRYWQPFGADAFPLSNPQDLAVSGIWNLPPQKVFHTRLSKSLVEPLTLNWPPGPLPGGVNYSIALYFADDHASDSNNSRAMDITINSVPYYRNLIRTPVGLVVFSSQWPLAGITNLTLTPAPGSTAGPLINAGEVYQVIPSGGKTLARDVIAMIDLRNHFHNAPADWSGDPCLPSRYTWTGVTCSYGPRIRILSLNLTSMGLVGLISPRISRLTALSSILLGNNSLSGTIPDLSSLKAVQNLHLQDNRLGGIIPPSLGSLQNLREVFLQNNNLTGQVPPNLKGKEGLALRYTPGNPLLILPP; encoded by the exons ATGTCTACGCTCTTACCATTATCCGCCATGATTCCCACCCGTCTTCTCCTGCTCCTTGCCCTTCTCCCAATCTGCCTCTGCCAATCTCTCCAAG GTGTGTTGATTGACTGTGGTGCTGATGTTGGATCGGTGATCAATGGCTTGGAATGGCTGCCGGATTCCGGCTACATATCAGCAGGGAGTTCCAAGGTCATTGCAAGAGAGGATCTGGTCCAGACACTCTTCACCGTCCGATCGTTCCCTCTCTCAAACAACGTTTTCAAGAAGTTCTGCTACGAAATTCCTGTGGATGGAACCAAGAAGTATTTGGTTAGAACAACTTACTACTATGGTGGAGTGAATGGCAATACCAATCCACCGGTGTTTGATCAGATTGTGGATGGGACATTGTGGAGGGTGGTGAACACAACTGAGGATTATTTGAGGCGGGAAGCATCTTACTATGAAGGTGTCTTTATGCCTACCGGGAAGAATCTGAGTGTGTGTGTGGCTGGGAACACGTATACGGATTCAGACCCTTTTATATCTGCTCTTGAGGTTGTGCCTTTGTGGGATCAGTTGTATAATTCCACAGATTTTCGGGCTCATGCTTTGAGCTTGGTGGCTAGGCATAGTTTTGGATACGATGGACCTGTTTTCGG ATATCCCGATGATCAGTTCAATCGCTACTGGCAGCCGTTCGGAGCAGATGCGTTCCCCCTATCAAATCCACAAGACCTTGCTGTTTCTGGCATCTGGAACCTTCCTCCGCAGAAAGTGTTTCATACACGACTGTCAAAGAGCCTTGTCGAGCCTCTGACGCTGAACTGGCCCCCCGGCCCTCTACCTGGTGGAGTAAATTACTCCATTGCTCTTTACTTTGCTGACGATCATGCCTCCGACTCAAACAACTCTAGGGCGATGGACATAACCATAAACAGTGTCCCTTATTACCGTAACTTGATCAGAACTCCAGTTGGTCTTGTGGTATTTTCGAGCCAGTGGCCTCTTGCTGGAATCACAAATCTGACCTTGACTCCTGCACCCGGCTCGACTGCCGGTCCTCTGATCAACGCTGGAGAGGTCTATCAAGTGATTCCCTCAGGAGGGAAGACTCTCGCCCGTGATG tGATTGCTATGATAGACTTAAGAAATCATTTCCACAACGCTCCAGCTGATTGGAGTGGCGATCCATGTCTGCCAAGTCGGTATACATGGACTGGAGTCACTTGCTCCTACGGACCTAGAATTCGTATACTCTCTCT GAATCTGACGAGCATGGGGCTTGTGGGATTGATCTCACCTCGCATTTCTAGGCTGACTGCACTGTCTAGCAT CTTGCTGGGAAACAACAGCTTGTCAGGAACCATTCCAGACCTCAGTTCATTGAAGGCAGTGCAGAATTT GCATCTGCAGGACAATCGTCTAGGTGGAATCATTCCTCCGTCTTTGGGGAGCTTGCAGAACCTACGCGAAGT CTTCTTGCAGAACAACAATCTAACGGGTCAAGTTCCGCCCAATCtaaaaggaaaagaaggattgGCACTGAG GTACACGCCGGGGAATCCTTTGCTGATTCTGCCACCATGA
- the LOC121791050 gene encoding probable LRR receptor-like serine/threonine-protein kinase At1g67720 isoform X2, with amino-acid sequence MSTLLPLSAMIPTRLLLLLALLPICLCQSLQGVLIDCGADVGSVINGLEWLPDSGYISAGSSKVIAREDLVQTLFTVRSFPLSNNVFKKFCYEIPVDGTKKYLVRTTYYYGGVNGNTNPPVFDQIVDGTLWRVVNTTEDYLRREASYYEGVFMPTGKNLSVCVAGNTYTDSDPFISALEVVPLWDQLYNSTDFRAHALSLVARHSFGYDGPVFGYPDDQFNRYWQPFGADAFPLSNPQDLAVSGIWNLPPQKVFHTRLSKSLVEPLTLNWPPGPLPGGVNYSIALYFADDHASDSNNSRAMDITINSVPYYRNLIRTPVGLVVFSSQWPLAGITNLTLTPAPGSTAGPLINAGEVYQVIPSGGKTLARDVIAMIDLRNHFHNAPADWSGDPCLPSRYTWTGVTCSYGPRIRILSLNLTSMGLVGLISPRISRLTALSSILLGNNSLSGTIPDLSSLKAVQNLHLQDNRLGGIIPPSLGSLQNLREVFLQNNNLTGQVPPNLKGKEGLALR; translated from the exons ATGTCTACGCTCTTACCATTATCCGCCATGATTCCCACCCGTCTTCTCCTGCTCCTTGCCCTTCTCCCAATCTGCCTCTGCCAATCTCTCCAAG GTGTGTTGATTGACTGTGGTGCTGATGTTGGATCGGTGATCAATGGCTTGGAATGGCTGCCGGATTCCGGCTACATATCAGCAGGGAGTTCCAAGGTCATTGCAAGAGAGGATCTGGTCCAGACACTCTTCACCGTCCGATCGTTCCCTCTCTCAAACAACGTTTTCAAGAAGTTCTGCTACGAAATTCCTGTGGATGGAACCAAGAAGTATTTGGTTAGAACAACTTACTACTATGGTGGAGTGAATGGCAATACCAATCCACCGGTGTTTGATCAGATTGTGGATGGGACATTGTGGAGGGTGGTGAACACAACTGAGGATTATTTGAGGCGGGAAGCATCTTACTATGAAGGTGTCTTTATGCCTACCGGGAAGAATCTGAGTGTGTGTGTGGCTGGGAACACGTATACGGATTCAGACCCTTTTATATCTGCTCTTGAGGTTGTGCCTTTGTGGGATCAGTTGTATAATTCCACAGATTTTCGGGCTCATGCTTTGAGCTTGGTGGCTAGGCATAGTTTTGGATACGATGGACCTGTTTTCGG ATATCCCGATGATCAGTTCAATCGCTACTGGCAGCCGTTCGGAGCAGATGCGTTCCCCCTATCAAATCCACAAGACCTTGCTGTTTCTGGCATCTGGAACCTTCCTCCGCAGAAAGTGTTTCATACACGACTGTCAAAGAGCCTTGTCGAGCCTCTGACGCTGAACTGGCCCCCCGGCCCTCTACCTGGTGGAGTAAATTACTCCATTGCTCTTTACTTTGCTGACGATCATGCCTCCGACTCAAACAACTCTAGGGCGATGGACATAACCATAAACAGTGTCCCTTATTACCGTAACTTGATCAGAACTCCAGTTGGTCTTGTGGTATTTTCGAGCCAGTGGCCTCTTGCTGGAATCACAAATCTGACCTTGACTCCTGCACCCGGCTCGACTGCCGGTCCTCTGATCAACGCTGGAGAGGTCTATCAAGTGATTCCCTCAGGAGGGAAGACTCTCGCCCGTGATG tGATTGCTATGATAGACTTAAGAAATCATTTCCACAACGCTCCAGCTGATTGGAGTGGCGATCCATGTCTGCCAAGTCGGTATACATGGACTGGAGTCACTTGCTCCTACGGACCTAGAATTCGTATACTCTCTCT GAATCTGACGAGCATGGGGCTTGTGGGATTGATCTCACCTCGCATTTCTAGGCTGACTGCACTGTCTAGCAT CTTGCTGGGAAACAACAGCTTGTCAGGAACCATTCCAGACCTCAGTTCATTGAAGGCAGTGCAGAATTT GCATCTGCAGGACAATCGTCTAGGTGGAATCATTCCTCCGTCTTTGGGGAGCTTGCAGAACCTACGCGAAGT CTTCTTGCAGAACAACAATCTAACGGGTCAAGTTCCGCCCAATCtaaaaggaaaagaaggattgGCACTGAGGTAA